DNA from Sulfurimonas gotlandica GD1:
TATGGATATAAAATAAGGAGTGACTTATGAAAAATTCTATTAAATTACAAAATGCTTTATGGGGTTTGTTTATCGCAGACTCTATCTCTATGCCTGTACACTGGTACTATAAACGTGAATATATAAAAAATGAATATGGTGCTATAACTGGATATAACAAAGCCTCGCATCCACATCCTGAATCTTTTATGGTTGGAAATACTTATTTACCCGATGTAGAGATGGCTAAGAAAATGGATAGACCTTTTGATATCTTACATGAACATATCAACTTTTATAAGACTTCATATAGTGATTTAAAAATTGACCTTAAAGTACATGAAGGAGAACATAAAAATCCTATGCCTCTTCTTAATGAGAGATACCATTACCATCATGGCTTAGAAGCTGGGGACAACACTCTTGGAGCAAATTTAGTTCGAGTTTTGCTGCGCTCAATTATTAAAAATGGTGAATATCATCAAGATATATTTTTAGATGAGTTTATAAGTTTTATGACAACACCAGGAAAAAATAAAGATGCATACTCTGAAATATATGTTCGTGATTGGTTTGAAAACTATACCAAAGGTATAGCACCTGAGTTGTGTGCAAACTCACAGCATCACCGATGGTCTATTGGATCTCATGGAGGTGTAATTCGTCCTCTCATACTGGCTTTAACTGCTAAAAGTTCTTACGATGGTGTTGGTATAGCAGTCGATCATCAAAACTTAACACATAGATCACAAAACATCTCTTCTGCTCTCTCTCAACTCGTGCCACTATTATTTGATTTAATCAATGATGAAGCACCAATGGATGCACTTAATAGTACAACTAAAGATATAGCTCTTGTCAAAATACATGGTTCAGAATTATCAAAAAAATATGCTGATGCAATGGGACCAGGAAATATTCCAAAAGACGATATGTGGAAAATTCACACAGAGTTTACAAATGAGCGTTTAAGTGAAATACTACCAGATGCAACAGATGAGAATATAATAACTACACGTTTCGCAACTGCTTGTTATCCAGAACATGGAGTCCCTTTAATTATGTATTTTTTACATAAAAATAATTTTGATTTTAAAAAATCAATTCTTGATAATGCAAACGCAGGTGGAGATAATGTTCATAGAGGTATGATTCTTGGTGCTTTAGCAGGAGCTAGTTGTGAGGAGATACCAGAAGATTTAAAAACAGGACTTAAAGAATATGAAAATATAAAGAATGAGATTGATGAATTTGTAAAAATTATTTCACAGTAAAAGGAAACATATAAAAGAATAGAATAAAGTTAGTAGATCTCTCTATCATTTTTTTCTAGCCACAGGTCAAAAAGTTTAGTACTGTTCTCAGCATCTATACGCTTTAAATTTAAAGCGCTGTTTTTGCCATCTAACATCTCATAAAAACGTTTGTCATCAAAGCCACCACGAGCTGCATCTTCTTCAGTCGCACTATAGTAAACAGTCTCTATTCTCGCCCAAAAGATAGCACCTAGACACATAGGACATGGCATACAGCTAGTGTATAAAACACATCCTGAGAGATCAAACGTCTCAAGAACTTCACTAGCTTTTCTTATGGCATTTACTTCGGCATGAGCAGTAGGGTCATTGCTCTTTAGAACTTGGTTATGTGCTTGGGAGATTATCTTATCATCTTTAACTATGACAGCACCAAAAGGTCCGCCATCATTTGCAAGCATTCCCTCTGTAGCTTCATCGTAAGCTATTTTCATCCATTTATTCATAGTATGATTATATCTTATTTTATAAAATTTGAGGTAGAATAGGTTATGAGTAAAAAAACAATAAATATTCCCATTGGCTCACAGCATATATCACTTTTAGAGCCTGTACGTTTTAAATTTGAATGTGAAAATGAGAAGATTATCGGAGTAGATTCTGATGTCGGTTTTGTTCATCGCGGTATAGAGAAAGCCTGCACAACAAAGTTCAAGTTTGATGCCGTCGGTTATGTTGTTGCAAGGGTCTGCGGACTCTGTGCTATTACTCACTCGCTATCTTATACTGCATCTATAGAAAAACTTTTAGAAGCAGAGGTTAGCCAAAAAGCAAAATATCTTAGGATACTGCTTTTAGAACTTGACCGCATTCATTCTCATATGCTTTGTCTCTCTCATACTTGTGAAAATGCTGGTTTTGAAGCTATGTTTATGAGGATAATGGGTGATAGAGAAGACATCATGGAAATTCAAGAACTCCTTACGGGAAACAGGATTCAGTTTGACTATATATCTATCGGTGGAGTCAATAGAGACCTTAGTTTAGAGATGTCGAAAAAGATATCCAAAAAGCTTAAACTGGTAGAACAAAAAGTACTCGGTTATATAGATGAGTTTACAAATAACTGGAGTCTGTCTTTGAAGTTTAAAGGCATCGGAGCGTTGAGTCTCGATGAGGCATTTAGATTTAATGCTATCGGTCCACTTGCTCGTGCATCTGGAATGAATGTAGATGTGAGAAATGAGATAGACTATCTGCCGTTTAACGAGGTCGGTTACAAGATACAGACTCACAGCGATGGAGATATAAATGCCAGAAATGTTGTTAGGCTCAACGAGATTTTAAACTCCATAGAGATGTGTGAAAATATCTTGGCTGGACTTCCGGAGGGAGAGATATTTACAAAAGTAAAAGGCAAACCAAATGGAGAAGCGATTGTGCGTTTTGAAGCTCCAAGAGGTGAGTTGATGTACTATGTAAAAGGTAACGGTAAAGCTATGCTTGAACGTGTCCGAATCAAGACTCCTACCTTTGCATCTATACCTGCATTTTCTCATATATTTGTAGGCGAGAACTACGCAGATGCTCCTGCGATACTGGCATCGTTTGATCCTTGTCTTTCATGTACGGCTAAGTAGATGCTGACTTCATTTTTAAAAGCTCTTACAAATCTTTTTGCTAAGCCGCAAACTATAGACTATCCAGTTACGCTTATAGAAAAAGATAAAGATTATAGAGGTCTCATAGAGTACGGTGAAGAAGAATGCATCTACTGCCTAAAGTGTGAAAAAGCTTGCCCACCTGGAGCTATACTTTTTGTTCCAGTAGAAAATCCACCTAAAAATGAGAAAAATAAAAGCGGCTTAAAATACCACTACAACCCGCATCTATGCATCTACTGTCATGAGTGTGTAAGAGCCTGCCCAAAACCAGACGAAGCACTTTGGCAGAGTAATAAGAAACCGCCTATTGGTATCAAAGATGATAGAGTAAATGATTCGTGGTTTGAGTTGGAGAGGTTGAAACGTGACTAGAGTGAAAAGCTTCTTTTCATCTGAGTTTTAATATCTTCTAGTTTTAATTTTTTATCTACAAAAAGCTCATTTGCTAAAACACCTTGACCTAGAAGCATATCTGCTCCATCTTTGAAAGTGATATTTTTCTCTTGAGCGAGTTTTAAAAATGGAGTGAGTTTTCCGTAGATTGCATCTGCTACAAATGAAGTGTTAGCTAAAACATCATTTATGATTTCTTTTGGTGCTGGAAGCTCTTCATCTTTAAGTCCCGCACTTGTTGTATTTATAACTAAGTCATACTTTGCAGTTTTGTAAGTATCCCAGTTAAAAGTCTCACATCCTATCTCTTTAAAGTATGCAAGTCTACCTTCACTTCTATTTAAAACAGATACTTTG
Protein-coding regions in this window:
- a CDS encoding nickel-dependent hydrogenase large subunit, with amino-acid sequence MSKKTINIPIGSQHISLLEPVRFKFECENEKIIGVDSDVGFVHRGIEKACTTKFKFDAVGYVVARVCGLCAITHSLSYTASIEKLLEAEVSQKAKYLRILLLELDRIHSHMLCLSHTCENAGFEAMFMRIMGDREDIMEIQELLTGNRIQFDYISIGGVNRDLSLEMSKKISKKLKLVEQKVLGYIDEFTNNWSLSLKFKGIGALSLDEAFRFNAIGPLARASGMNVDVRNEIDYLPFNEVGYKIQTHSDGDINARNVVRLNEILNSIEMCENILAGLPEGEIFTKVKGKPNGEAIVRFEAPRGELMYYVKGNGKAMLERVRIKTPTFASIPAFSHIFVGENYADAPAILASFDPCLSCTAK
- a CDS encoding nucleoside deaminase, whose amino-acid sequence is MNKWMKIAYDEATEGMLANDGGPFGAVIVKDDKIISQAHNQVLKSNDPTAHAEVNAIRKASEVLETFDLSGCVLYTSCMPCPMCLGAIFWARIETVYYSATEEDAARGGFDDKRFYEMLDGKNSALNLKRIDAENSTKLFDLWLEKNDREIY
- a CDS encoding 4Fe-4S binding protein, producing MLTSFLKALTNLFAKPQTIDYPVTLIEKDKDYRGLIEYGEEECIYCLKCEKACPPGAILFVPVENPPKNEKNKSGLKYHYNPHLCIYCHECVRACPKPDEALWQSNKKPPIGIKDDRVNDSWFELERLKRD
- a CDS encoding ADP-ribosylglycohydrolase family protein; its protein translation is MKNSIKLQNALWGLFIADSISMPVHWYYKREYIKNEYGAITGYNKASHPHPESFMVGNTYLPDVEMAKKMDRPFDILHEHINFYKTSYSDLKIDLKVHEGEHKNPMPLLNERYHYHHGLEAGDNTLGANLVRVLLRSIIKNGEYHQDIFLDEFISFMTTPGKNKDAYSEIYVRDWFENYTKGIAPELCANSQHHRWSIGSHGGVIRPLILALTAKSSYDGVGIAVDHQNLTHRSQNISSALSQLVPLLFDLINDEAPMDALNSTTKDIALVKIHGSELSKKYADAMGPGNIPKDDMWKIHTEFTNERLSEILPDATDENIITTRFATACYPEHGVPLIMYFLHKNNFDFKKSILDNANAGGDNVHRGMILGALAGASCEEIPEDLKTGLKEYENIKNEIDEFVKIISQ